From the Hevea brasiliensis isolate MT/VB/25A 57/8 chromosome 13, ASM3005281v1, whole genome shotgun sequence genome, the window aatggagtttaattttctttgaaatactctttagtttgcttgaaaaagaaattaaaggaaatcataatcaacttccttcaaacttatatttcccttaatcttggttttgcctatccaaattccaataaaatttatttcatgaacctcaactctagaatcaattttgccattaattaattaaatctttagttacttgctgaaattttagtaaattagtataatgcttagaaatttaattgcttattttattataatttcctTACTTTCCCAATTTAATTTGCTACATCTCTTACTTTACTTTTTGGCATACATTATCGATAGCCCAAATAATtgtgacttttatagtttggtatTCAAATAGCAAATCTCTATGGGACGATAtattttctttactacttgaacgacccgtatacttgcggagtacgcatcaagtttttggtgcTGTTGTCAGGGatttatttttgtttgatattcgaCGATTGATTATTTGGTTAATTTgaacattttattttttattttaatttctttcctttatcattttactttgagattttCTTGTTTTGGTTTTTAGGTACACATCTTTTATATGAGAAGAACAAAAAAtgcagaaattaatttaatttaatttttgatcctgaGATTGAAAAGACAGCTAAAGCTTTGTGAGCATAgtctaaaagaagaaaaattgaacTCAAAATTCAAAGACAGCAAGAACAACATCAAGAGCAACAACTGATAGAAGCTATGGCAAACAACAATAATAACAGATCAATTAAGGATCATGCTTTTTCTAGTTTTGAAGATTTTAGACCGAGTATTACAAGGCCTAGAGTGTAAGCAAATAACTTTGAGTTGAAGCCCTCACTTTGTCAAATGGTTCAACAATCATAGTTTAGGGGAGGTCCTACTGAGAATCCACATTTGCACCTTGCACATTTTCTTGAGATTATTGACAtgctgaagataaatggagtgttAGATGATGCCATCCGGttgagattatttcctttttttttaaggaTCATGCTAGGGAGTGGTTGCATTCATTACCTCTAAGTTCAATAACTACTTGGGATGAGTTGTCACAAGTTTTGTTGGCTTAATATTTTCCTCCTAACAAGACTGCAAAATTAAGGAATGAATTAACTTATTTCAAACCAAGGGATGATGAGAGTCtctatgaagcatgggagagacACAAGGATCTTCAAAGGAAATGTCCACATCATAGAATCCCTAAATGGATGCTAGTTCAGTAGTTTTACAATGGTGTTTCTCCAGCAATTAGAAGTATAATTAATGCATCTtcaggaggtgatcttatggagaagtCAAAAGATGATGCTTATTCAGCATTGGATAAAATTACTTACAACAATTATCAATGGAGCTGTGAAAATAATGAAATGAAGAAGCCATCAGTTGGTGTATATGAGTTAGATTCCATGAGTatgttcaatgccaaatttgatgctttgACCAAAAAAATGGATAAGCTAAACATGAAGGTTGATGCTTCAATTAGAGGATCTAGTCATATAGAAGATTTTAGTGTAGGAAATATGCATTTTATCAATGATTTTCCTTCCTATGGGTAGGAGTTTGGAAATGAGCAAGTTGATTTCATTGGGAAttacaattaaaaactagttggtaATCCTTTTTTGGCTACATATAATCCAGCATGGAGGAACTACCCTAATTTTTCTTGGGGAGGTCTACAAGGACAGCAGTAATAGAATTATTAACAATCTCCTAATTTTCAGCAACAACAGCAAAATTTTTAGCAAAACAGAGTACCACCTGAATTTCAACTATAAAGGAATCAAAATGCACCGATTCTACAACCACCAGTTCAGTCTTCAGATCAAGATTCAATTTTGAAGTCTATGATGGAGAATTTCTTAGCTACTCAACAAAAATAAGGAGAAATGATTCAACAATTAACTTCAAGGATAGATCAGCTTACCTCTCATAACAGGATGTTGGAAAACCAAAtagctcagcaagcaagttcttttAGCAAAGCACAAgggaaacttccaagtcaaccagagaaTTCTAGAGAACATTACAAGGTAGTGATCTTAAGGAGTGGGGATATTGTGAGAGACGAAAAGAAAGATAAGGtagaagaggaaaagaagaaaaaagataaaGAAAATAATGAATCTACTTCAAGTCATGATGAAGTTAATGAGGAAGCAAACAAGAAGAAGAAAGttaaaaaagaagaagaggaaaagtaTGTGCCTCCACCACCATACAAGCCACCATTGCCATATCCTCAGAGGTTTCAGAAAGCAAAGCTAGATAAGCAGTTTGGGAAATTTTTGAAAGTTTTGAAGAAGTTATATATCAACATTTCATTTACAGATGTAATTTCTCAAATGCCCTCATATGCTAAGTTCCTAAAGGAAATCTTGTCAAACAAGAAAAAATTGGAGGATTATGAAACTGTTGCACTTATTAAAGAATGCAGTGCTACATTGCATAATAAGCTTCCCCCTAAGCTTAAAGATTCTGGAAGTTTCTCTATTCCATGTCACATTGGAGAGACAAGTATTGAAAAGGCATTGTGTGATCTTGGAGCTAGTGTAAGTTTAATGCCACTATCTATATGTGAAAAGTTGAAGGTAGGAGATTTAAAGCCCACCACT encodes:
- the LOC110632970 gene encoding uncharacterized protein LOC110632970, with product MIQQLTSRIDQLTSHNRMLENQIAQQASSFSKAQGKLPSQPENSREHYKVVILRSGDIVRDEKKDKVEEEKKKKDKENNESTSSHDEVNEEANKKKKVKKEEEEKYVPPPPYKPPLPYPQRFQKAKLDKQFGKFLKVLKKLYINISFTDVISQMPSYAKFLKEILSNKKKLEDYETVALIKECSATLHNKLPPKLKDSGSFSIPCHIGETSIEKALCDLGASVSLMPLSICEKLKVGDLKPTTISLQLADRSIKYPVEILENMPLKVGKFFIPMDFMVLEMEEDVRTTIILGRPFLATAGANIDVKNGKLKLKCEKKKSHLPSPFDKNETPRVKLKAPSKQLKAEGSSQVCKSNLQGVVGILNKATGEMQILDVLEIAAKKTMLLI